Within the Methanomicrobium sp. W14 genome, the region TCAAATCTCGGAAGTGATCCTGGTTCGACAAGTGAAACTTTTGTTCTGAGATTTAATATCTCTTTTAACGAATGAATTATTTTCCTTTGTATTTTTTCAAGGTCGCAGAGTTCGCCTTTGAAAAACTCTTTTTTGATTTCGACGTCGATTGTCATCTCGTCAAGGTGGTTTATCCTGTCGACGTATACCATGAACTGGTCGCCTACCTCGGGGATTGAGCGAAGGACATGCTCTATCTGGGATGGGAAGACGTTTATGCCCCTGATGACAAGCATATCGTCGCTTCTTCCGGTAAGGCGTGCAATCTTTGCGCCGCGCCCGCACGGGCATTCGTCATCAAGGATCATTGTGATGTCACCTGTCCTGTATCTTAAAAGGGGCATCGCCTCCTTTACAAGCGGGGTTACGACGAGTTCACCCTTCTGTCCCGGTTCAAGCACTTCGCAGGTCTCCGGGTCAATGATTTCGATTATGTAGCAGTCATGCCAGAAGTGAAGACCGTTTCTTTCAGGACATTCGAATGCGGCGCCCGGGCCGTATATCTCGCTCATGCCGTATGAGTCGTATGCGGTTACTCCGAGCTTTTCTTCAAGCGTTCTGCGCATGTTTTCGGACCAGGGCTCTGCACCGAACATTCCGGTTTTAAACGTCGGAAGGTCGGTCCCCATGCTTTCCGCGACTTCTGACAAGTGCATTGCATAACTTGGAGTGCAGTGCATTGCGGTTACGCCGAAGTCGTCTATCATCTCAATCTGGCGTTTTGTGTTTCCGGTCCCGCTCGGGATAACGGTCATCCCGATTTTTTCTGCGCCGTAGTGAAACCCGAGTCCTCCTGTGAAAAGACCGTAGTTTACGGCATTCTGGAATGTGTCGTCGGCAGTTAAGCCTATCATCGTCATGTTGCGTGCGATAAGCTCTGACCAGTTGTCAAGGTCTTTTCTGGTGTAGCCGACAACTGTCGGTTTGCCTGTTGTCCCGGATGTTGTGTGGATTCTTACTATCTCCCTTTTCGGAACGGCAAAAAATCCGAACGGGTATCCTCCCTGGAGATCAGATTTTTTTGTAAAGGGGAGTTTCTGTATGTCCTCTTTTTTCCTGATGTCATCGGGTTTTATTTTGGATTCGTTCAGCAGTTTCTTATAGAATGGTATGTTTTCAGTCTGTTTTATAGTCCATTTAAGGCGTTTGAGCTGAAGTTTTTCGAGACTGTCACCGCTTAAGGTCTCTTTCTCTTTGTCCCAGAACATGAATGTCATAGTATGGTATGCTATGGCATGGCATGAAGATTTTGGTATATCATGATATAAAAGCGGTTACCGGTTTGTACCAGTTCCAAAAAATCTTTTATCAGGTTATTTTATACAGTAGACTCATTCTGGAAATTTTCAGAAGTTCTATATATTTATTAAACCCAAAATTTTCAGCATGGACAAAAAATTTCTGGCTGTATTAATTCTTGGTGTGATTTTTGCGGCGGCTGCTTTTGCCGGGTGTACGGGGACGCAGAATACGCCGAATTCAGGCAACGCTACTATTGCCGGCACTGAAAATGCCACCGGCGGGACACCTGCCGCTGGTGAAACACCTGTATATATTGTTGGTATAGACGGCGACTACCCGCCTTATTCATATATCAACAGCGATGGCAGTGCAGAGGGTTTTGATGTTGATTCGGTTAAGTGGATCGCCGATAAAATGGGCTTTGCTGTTAAGATAAAGCCCCTCGCATGGGACGGGATAATTCCCGCACTTCAGGCGGGAAAGATTGATATTGTCTACTCGGGCATGTCAATAACTGACGAACGCCTTGAA harbors:
- a CDS encoding phenylacetate--CoA ligase family protein is translated as MFWDKEKETLSGDSLEKLQLKRLKWTIKQTENIPFYKKLLNESKIKPDDIRKKEDIQKLPFTKKSDLQGGYPFGFFAVPKREIVRIHTTSGTTGKPTVVGYTRKDLDNWSELIARNMTMIGLTADDTFQNAVNYGLFTGGLGFHYGAEKIGMTVIPSGTGNTKRQIEMIDDFGVTAMHCTPSYAMHLSEVAESMGTDLPTFKTGMFGAEPWSENMRRTLEEKLGVTAYDSYGMSEIYGPGAAFECPERNGLHFWHDCYIIEIIDPETCEVLEPGQKGELVVTPLVKEAMPLLRYRTGDITMILDDECPCGRGAKIARLTGRSDDMLVIRGINVFPSQIEHVLRSIPEVGDQFMVYVDRINHLDEMTIDVEIKKEFFKGELCDLEKIQRKIIHSLKEILNLRTKVSLVEPGSLPRFEGKAKRVIDNRGDKF